The Rhizobium sp. CCGE531 genomic sequence GATCTCGCCGTCGTCGCCTCTGTCCGGTATTGAGCGCAGCACGAAATCCAGATGCTCTTCGGGATGCGCAAGCAGGATCGCATCCTCATGGGCGGGAGGCGCCTTTCGCCGGTCCAGCCGCTCGAAATTCGGATGTTCCAGCGCGATATTCAGCGACCGCAGCCGATCCGGCCGCTCCGGGTGGCCAGGCGGAACAATATGTTCCAGGAAGATCGGGTGTTCATAAAGACGTGTGCTCATGGGGCCAATCTATAAATGAGGTGTGACGCCTATTACAGGACATGGACAATGTCACTACAATGTCAACAACCCGCCTTAACCACTCTCAATGGCGCCCGTTTACTTATCGGGGCGCGGTGTTAAGCTTTTGTTAGGGCGAGTATGGCGTCGGCCAGGATTATTGCGTGATGGCGAGAGCAGAACGATCCGATGTCATCGAGGTAAGGGTGCCGCCGCGCGATATCGACCGGCACGGCCAAATGTTTATCGCCTCCTATATCTCCCAGGCGGAAACGGCGCTCTCGAATTTCTGGCGCACGCGGCCGCTGGTCGACGACGAGCCCCTCTATATCGCTAGGAAAGCATCCTGTTCGCTGCATCGGGCCTTGCACCATGACGATCTTGCCCGCTTTTCGATCAGCGTCAACAAGATCGGCGGCAAGTCGATCGGCTTCATGATCATGGTCGAAACCGGCAATGAACTGGCGGCGGAGGTGGAAATTCTCTGGCTCGCGGTCCGTGGCGAGGAGCACGATCCGGCATCGCTGCCGGAAGACACGCGCGACTGGCTCTATAAATATCTGACGTAAGTCGAGCTTTAGCTCCGCTGCGGCAGAAGCGGATAGCCGACCATGACGGCGCGACCGACGAGCGCCGCGACGACGGCCTTGATGACATCTCCCGGCACAAAGCCCAAGGACCCGAGAAACGCCTTGCTGAAACCGATATTGATGGTCAGCCAGGCAATGCCGAACGCATAGAGCACGACCACACCGCCGATGACGGCGGCGATGAAGAAGCCGACGCCCTGAACGAGGCCGCTCTGTTCCGGCTTCACCAACCTCTCCGAGAAATAGCCGGTGACGAAGGCCGCGAATATCCAGCCGACGAAGAAGCCGGCCGTCGGACCTGCGAAGACGGCGAGGCCGCCGCGACCTCCCGACAGCACCGGCAGGCCGATCGTGACGAGCACGACCACCAGCAGCACCGCGATCGTCCCGCGCTTGGCGCCGAGCACGACGCCGGCGAGCATCACGCCGAGCGACTGCGCCGTGATCGGCACGGGAATGATGCCGATCGGGATGGGCGGCAAGAGGCCGAGCGCCACGATGATGGCGGCAAAAAGCGCCGAGAGGACGAGATCGCGGGTGTTCATGGCGGCTCCTTGCGAAAAAGATCTATGTTCATTGACGCCGAATGCCGCGTGCGTCAATCGCCGCCGCGATATTGTCCGCATCGCGCAGCGTCAGGATGATCAGCGGCGCGAGCGTGGTCGCCAGGCGAACTTTGATTCCGCGGGCCTGATGCGCCTCGCGGATCGCGCGGTAGCGATCGAGAATCTCGGGGACGAAGCGGATCACGAGGCCGATTGCAAGCCCGATATCGGCGGCCTTCAGTAGGCCGAGCTTTTCAAGCGGCGTGGCAAGGATCGTGATCTCGTCGATGAAAGCGGCCATCGATGTCGTCGCCGTCACCGTGGCGGCGAACAGCGCAAGCGCGGTCAATCGCAGGGCGGTGACGATTGCCGCGTGGAGCGGCCCGACCAGTGCCGCGAAAATTGTAAGGACGGCAATCGAGATCAGGATCGGCCGCAGCCGCTTCAATGCGTCTCCGATCGACAGGCCCGTGCGAAAATAGAGGCCGGCGCCGACAAGATTTGCACAGGCAAGCAACGGGATGGACTGGGTCAGGAAAGGCAGAACGCCAAATGCGGCCAGCGCCAGGAGCTTCACGCGCGGGGAGAGCCGGTGCAGCCAGGTATCGACGTCGACATGCAGCGTCTGCATCAGGAGGCCAGCTCCCTGTAGCGCGCAATCGCTTCCGCGGCCGGAGCGTCGGCGACAAGCCGGCCCTGGTCGAACAAAAGCACCCGCTCGAAATCCTCGAGCAGCGGCAGGTCGTGGCTGATGACGATGACCCTTTCCGGCAGTCCCATGATGGTCTTTTGCACCAGCGCCCGGTTCTTGAGGTCGAGCTGGTTCGTCGGTTCGTCCAGAATGAGAATATCCGGGCCGGTCACAAGCACCGAGCAGAGGGCTGCCATCTGCAACTCTCCGCCGGAAAGCTCATGTGCCCGCCGTGCCCCAAGATGGCTGACGCCAAACCGGCCGAGAATGCCCTCGACGGCCGCCTCGATTTCAGCCTTGTCATATCCACGCGCCTTGAGGCCGAAAGCGATGTCGTCGCGCACGATGGGCAGGATGATCTGGTTCTGCGGCGACTGGAAGATATAGCCGACCTTGCCGAGCACTTTGGCAGCCTCGCCGACCGTATCGAGCCCATCGACCGTGACGCGTCCCGCCGTCGGCTTGACGAGCCCGTTGATCAGCCGCGCGAAGGTCGTCTTGCCGGAACCGTTGAGTCCGATGATCCCGACGCGCTTCTCCTGAAGCGTCAGGCTCAGCGGGAAAAGAGCGGTTCGTTTGTCATAGTCGACGCCGGCTTTATCGAAGCGGATGTCCAAGCGGCTTCCCTATTCCATGGTTGTGTCGCGGAGCTATAGCGCATCGCCCCGATTTATCAAATCAACGCCTCTTTGAAAGCATGGGAATTTATGCCTATGATCCGCGCATGACGAATCTGCTCTCGAATCGCGATGCTCGCCGCGTGTTCCTTGCCAAGCAGGGCCTTGCCAATCCGCCGAACCGCGCCTTGACCAAGGCGGGTCTGCTGCAGCTCATCCACGACATCGGCTTCGTGCAGGTGGACAGCATCGCCACCGTCGAGCGCGCCCATCACCAGATCCTGTTTTCGCGCAACCAGACCTACCGGCGCGAGCATCTGACGGAGCTTCTGGAAAAGGACGGCGCGCTCTTCGAAAACTGGACGCACGATGCCTCGATCCTGCCGAGCGCCTTCTTCGTCTACTGGAAGCATCGCTTCCGCCGCGAGGACGAGGCGATTATCGCGCGCTGGCGCAAATGGCGGGGCGAGGGGTTCGAGGCCGCCTTCGACGAGACCTACGAGCGCGTCCTGAAGAACGGCGCGATCACCGCCCGCGAGGTCAAGGCGGAGGATCATGTCTCCGGCGGCTGGTGGAACTGGCATCCGAACAAGACGGCGCTCGAATATTTCTGGCGCACCGGCAAGTTCGCGATTGCCGGCCGCACCAATTTCCAGAAGGTCTACGACCTTGTCGAACGCGTGCTGCCGAGCCATTTCCACGAGCCGGAAGTCGAGCACGACGAATTCGTCGACTGGGCCTGCCGCAGCGCGCTGCAGCGCCTCGGCTTTGCGACATCGGGCGAAATCGCAGCCTTCTGGGATCTGGTGACGCCGCAGGAGGCCAAGACCTGGGTCGAGACGCATCGGGACGAACTGACCGATGTGCTGATTGAGCCCGCCGGCAGCGGCAAGCCGCGGCCTTCCTTCGCCTTCCTTGATTTCCATGCGAGGCTCGATAATCATGCGGAAGCCCCGGCGCGTATCCGCGTCCTCAGCCCCTTCGATCCGACCCTGCGCGACCGCAACCGCACGGAACGCCTCTTCGGCTTCTTCTACCGCATCGAGATCTTCGTGCCGGAACCGAAGCGCGAATACGGCTATTATGTCTTCCCACTGCTGGAGGGCGACCGGCTGATCGGACGGATCGACATGAAGGCCGACCGCAAGGCGGGGACCCTCGATGTCAAGCGCCTGTGGCTGGAACCGGGCGTCAAGGCATCGGCTGGCCGGTTGGAGAAGCTCGAAGCGGAACTGGAGCGCGTCGCCCGCTTTGCCGGTGTCGAGAAAGTGGTGTTTCTCGAGGGCTGGCGGGGATGATCGGCTTCTCCCGTTTCGGGAGATCGGCTGTGAATTGCATTGACGGGAAAGCGAAACTGCCTCTGACCTATGGGGATTGCGATCGCATGGACAATGTTCGGATTTTCGATGGGCACAACGATGCGGTCCAGTTCATGCTGGACTACAAATCTGACGGCCGCGATTTTCTGGCTCGATCGGAAGCCGGACATCTCGATCTTCCGCGAGCACTGGAAGGAGGTTTGGCCGGCGGATTGTTCGCGATGCATGCCTCGCCAGAGCATGAGCCGGTGGATGATCTGACGATCACAGATAATGGATATGAGGTTCGCTATGCCGAAGCCCCGCATCCCGACCATGCGCGGCTGCAGATCGATGGGCAGCTTTCGGCCATAAGGAAGCTGGTTGGGCGCTCGGGCGATAAAATACGCCTTGTATCAAGCGTAGGCGAGATTGAGGCGGCACGACGTGATGCCGCCTTTGCCATCGTGCTTCACATGGAAGGTGCCGACGCCATCGGCCCCGATCTCGGCTATCTGGAGGGCTTGTACGATGCCGGCCTTCGGTCCCTGGGCATCGTGTGGAGCCGCCCGAATATTTTCGGCTACGGCGTTCCGTTCGCCTATCCGAGGTCGCCCGATACGGGGCCGGGACTGACGGATTTGGGAAAGAATCTGGTCAGAAGATGCAATGAGCTCGGCATCATGATCGATGTTTCCCATCTGAACGAGCGCGGATTTTGGGATGTCGCGGCATTGAGCACCGCTCCGCTTGTGGCCACCCACGCCTGCGCCCATGCCATATGTCCATCGACCCGGAACCTCACCGACCCGCAATTGGATGCCATCCGCGATACCGGCGGGGTCGTCGGGTTGAACCTGGCCGTCAATGACATTCGCGCGGATGCCAATCTTGAGGAAGATACCCCGCTCGAGGCCGTTGTTCGTCAGATCGATTATCTCATCGCCCGCGTTGGAGCGGATGGGGTCGCCCTTGGATCGGATTTTGACGGCGCTGTTATGCCTCGTGAGATCAAGGACGCAAGCGGCTTGCCACATCTCATGGATGCCATGCGCAAAAGCGGATTCGATGAACCGATCCTGCGAAAATTCGCCTATGATAATTGGCTTCGCGTATTCGGCCTCACATGGCCGGATCGATCGCGAACTTTGTCACCTCCCCCTTGAGGGGGAGGTCGCCGCATAGCGGCGGGTGGGGGTGATCCTGAGTGTGGGGAGAGATCACCCCACCCGGAGCTTCGCTCCGACCCTCCCCCTCAAGGGCAGGGTGGAATCGGCAAATCTCCGTCTTGGCGATCTTGATGCCGAAGCCCTCCAGGCCGACATAGGGCCGCTTAAGGCTTGTAAGGTCCAGCAAAACCACTTCTATTGGCTCGAGTGCAGCGCGTTTTAAACTTCCGCCAGTGGTGGAGGCCGCGACTCATAGGGTCGAATAGGCGGAAAAGCGCCTGAAATGGGGGGGTCGTTGTTGTCACCAATTCTTGAAGGCAGCAACGTCAGGCTCCGCCCGCCATGTGCCGAGGACGCCGATGTGCGTTTTGCCCTGGGTACGACTGCCGAGATCGCGGAGATGTACGGCGTAAACAAGGACGACATGAAGCCCGTTACCCGGGAGGGCGCCGCCAAGTGGCTGCGATGGCTCACCGATCATCCGCATGCATGGGTCATCGAAATCAATGACGCCTTTGCCGGCGAAATCAGATTGGACAACGTCAATCGCCAGGACCGGCGCGCGATGATGGCAATCGGCATCAACAATCCAGCCTTGCTTGGCAAAGGCTTTGGCACGGAAGCAATCACTCTCCTGCTAAACCATGCCTTCGGCGAGATGGGACTGCATCGCATCGGAATCCGCGTGCTCGCCTACAACAAGCGCGCCATCCGCGCCTATGAAAAATGCGGCTTTATCGTCGAAGGGAGGGAGCGAGAGACCGCTTACGTCAACGGCAGCTGGCACGATGACACCATGATGGGCCTGCTGGATCGAGAGTTTTCGGCGCTGCAGCGCTGAGACTCCTACTGATGCGTCAAGGTTGTGTATCGCCGAAGGAGTTGACGCTGCCAAGGGATGACAGCGTCAATCACCTCCCCCTTGAGGGGGGAGGTCGCGCGGAACGCGCGGGTGGGGGTGACAGTTGGCTGGCTGCAGAAGTTGCCGCGATCACCCCACCCCGGAGCTATGCTCCGACCCTCCCCCTCAAGGGGAGGGTTAAAGATCAGCAGATTTCCGTGGTGGCGATCTTGATGCCGAAGCCTTCGAGGCCGACATAGTGCCGTTCGCGGCTGGTGAGCAGCTTGATCGAGCTGACGCCGAGATCCTTGAGGATCTGTGCGCCAAGGCCGATTTCCAGCCATTCGCTGTCGCGCGCCTGTGCCTCGGTATGGCTTTCGCGTTCGGCCTGGCGCGCCTTGCGGCCATTGTCGAAATGGCCGACGCCGACGGAGCCCTCGCGCAGATAGACGATGATGCCGCGGCCTTCCTCGGCGATCTTCTTCATGTAGAAATCGACCGGACGGCGCTTGCCGAACAGGTCCTCGGCGACGCTTTCGGGATGCAGGCGCACCGGGATGTCGACGCCGTCGCGGATATCGCCGAAGACGACGGCGAGATGCTGCATCGGGTCCCAGGGCAGCGAATAGGTATGCGCCCGCGCCTTGCCGAACGGCGTCTCGATATCGAAGCTGTCCCCGAGCTCGATCAGGGTTTCCTTGCGCTGGCGGTAGGCGATGAGATCGGCGACGGAAACGAGCTTCAATCCGTGCTGCTCGGCGAATTCGACCACCTGCTGGCCGCGCGTCACCGTGCCGTCGTCATTGACGAGTTCGCTGATGACGCCGATCGGCGGCAGGCCGGCGAGCCTGCAGAGGTCGACCGCGGCTTCCGTATGACCGGAGCGCATGAGCACGCCGCCTTCGCGTGAGACGAGCGGAAAAATATGGCCCGGGCGGACGAAATCGTTCGCGCCGACATTCGGATTGGCGAGGTTGCGCACCGTCAGCGTCCGGTCGTCGGCGGAAATGCCTGTCGTCGTGCCGTGCTTGAAATCGACGGAGACGGTGAAGGCCGTCGTATGCGCGGAATCATTCTCCGCCACCATGGCGTTGAGGTTGAGCCGCTTGGCTTCCTCGCGCGGCATCGGCGTGCAGACGATGCCGGACGTGTGCCGGACGATGAAAGCCATCTTTTCGGACGTGCAGTGAACGGCGGCGACGATCAGGTCGCCTTCGTTTTCGCGGTCGTTATCGTCCATGACGACGACGATCTCGCCGGCCTCGAAGGCCCGGATGGCATCGACAACGCGCTTCTGGTCGTAAGACATCTCGAAATTCCTACCTCTGCTGGCCCGTCTGGCCGCGATCCCTCAGATAATGGTCGGCAACGGCGCAGGCAACCATCGCTTCGCCGATCGGTACGGCGCGAATGCCCACGCACGGATCGTGGCGGCCCTTGGTGCGCACATCGACATTGTTGCCGTCGGCATCGATCGACTGGCGTTCCGTCAGGATCGAGGATGTCGGCTTGATGGCGAAGCGCGCGACGATCGGCTCGCCGGTGGAAATGCCGCCCAGAATGCCGCCGGCGTGATTGGACAGGAAGATGCGCTTGCCGTCATTGCCCATGCGCATCGCATCGGCATTTTCCTCGCCTGTCAGTTCGGCGGAGGCGAAGCCTTCGCCGATTTCGACGCCCTTGACGGCATTGATCGACATCAGCAGCGAGGCGATATCCTGGTCGAGCTTGCCATAGATCGGCGCGCCGAGCCCTGCCGGCACGCCTTCGGCCACGACTTCGACCACGGCGCCGATCGAGGAGCCGGCCTTGCGGATGCCGTCGAGATATTCTTCCCATACCGGCACGATTTCAGGATCCGGGGCAAAGAACGGGTTCTGGTTCACCTGCGCCCAGTCCCAGTTGGCGCGGTTGATCTTGTGCTTGCCGATCTGTACCAGCGCGCCGCGGATCGTCACGCCGGGCACGACGAGGCGGGCGATGCCGCCGGCCGCGACGCGTGCCGCCGTCTCGCGCGCCGACGAGCGCCCGCCGCCGCGATAGTCGCGGATGCCGTATTTGACGTCATAGGTATAGTCGGCATGGCCGGGGCGGTAGCTCCGGGCGATCTCGCCGTAATCCTTCGAACGCTGGTCGGTATTCTCGATCAGCATCGAGATCGGCGTGCCGGTCGAGATCATCGTCTCGCCGTCCTCGTCCATCATCACGCCCGAGAGAACCTTGACGAGGTCGTCCTCGCGCCGCTGTGTGACGAAGCGGGATTGTCCCGGCTTGCGCTTGTCGAGCCAGGCCTGAATGTCTTCGAGCTTGAAGCGGAGGCCGGGAGGGCAGCCATCGACGACGCAGCCGAGCGCCGGGCCATGGCTTTCGCCCCAGGTGGTGACGCGGAAAAGATGACCGAATGTATTGTGCGACATGGGAAACGACCGGTTTGCTGCAGCCTGATGAACAGACCGCCTTTTCTCTCTTGCAATTGCGGCACACTCATAGAGCATGATGCCGAAAAGTGTAAGCGGTTTTCGGGCGACATCATGCTCTACTTATTTGTTTGATTCCAATGCTAGATGATCGAGGCCGAACCGACCTCGATCATCTGGCAGAGCCAAAAGGCCGACAAGACAAAATCTTTCTTTTCGCCGCTGAAGAAGCGCCGCCCGATGCCGTCTCCCGCCGGTCATCGGTATGGTAAACAAAGATTAATCCGCACTGTGGATTGTGACGGCGCATTCACCAATTGGGCGAGCTAAGCCACTATTGGGGGCAACTTCCGCCATATTCGACGTGTTTTCTACGCCGCATAAGAAATCACAATCAAATGACCTGAAGGGTGACGACCATGCGCTTTTTTGTAGCGACGCTTTTGGCCACGGCAAGCCTGCTTGCGCCCGTCGCAGGCTTTGCCGAAAGCGCCGATGTCGAGGCAACGATCAAGAAGGTCGATGCGAAGAATTTCAGCATCACCCTGGATGAC encodes the following:
- a CDS encoding winged helix-turn-helix domain-containing protein, whose translation is MTNLLSNRDARRVFLAKQGLANPPNRALTKAGLLQLIHDIGFVQVDSIATVERAHHQILFSRNQTYRREHLTELLEKDGALFENWTHDASILPSAFFVYWKHRFRREDEAIIARWRKWRGEGFEAAFDETYERVLKNGAITAREVKAEDHVSGGWWNWHPNKTALEYFWRTGKFAIAGRTNFQKVYDLVERVLPSHFHEPEVEHDEFVDWACRSALQRLGFATSGEIAAFWDLVTPQEAKTWVETHRDELTDVLIEPAGSGKPRPSFAFLDFHARLDNHAEAPARIRVLSPFDPTLRDRNRTERLFGFFYRIEIFVPEPKREYGYYVFPLLEGDRLIGRIDMKADRKAGTLDVKRLWLEPGVKASAGRLEKLEAELERVARFAGVEKVVFLEGWRG
- a CDS encoding dipeptidase, with product MDNVRIFDGHNDAVQFMLDYKSDGRDFLARSEAGHLDLPRALEGGLAGGLFAMHASPEHEPVDDLTITDNGYEVRYAEAPHPDHARLQIDGQLSAIRKLVGRSGDKIRLVSSVGEIEAARRDAAFAIVLHMEGADAIGPDLGYLEGLYDAGLRSLGIVWSRPNIFGYGVPFAYPRSPDTGPGLTDLGKNLVRRCNELGIMIDVSHLNERGFWDVAALSTAPLVATHACAHAICPSTRNLTDPQLDAIRDTGGVVGLNLAVNDIRADANLEEDTPLEAVVRQIDYLIARVGADGVALGSDFDGAVMPREIKDASGLPHLMDAMRKSGFDEPILRKFAYDNWLRVFGLTWPDRSRTLSPPP
- the aroC gene encoding chorismate synthase, translating into MSHNTFGHLFRVTTWGESHGPALGCVVDGCPPGLRFKLEDIQAWLDKRKPGQSRFVTQRREDDLVKVLSGVMMDEDGETMISTGTPISMLIENTDQRSKDYGEIARSYRPGHADYTYDVKYGIRDYRGGGRSSARETAARVAAGGIARLVVPGVTIRGALVQIGKHKINRANWDWAQVNQNPFFAPDPEIVPVWEEYLDGIRKAGSSIGAVVEVVAEGVPAGLGAPIYGKLDQDIASLLMSINAVKGVEIGEGFASAELTGEENADAMRMGNDGKRIFLSNHAGGILGGISTGEPIVARFAIKPTSSILTERQSIDADGNNVDVRTKGRHDPCVGIRAVPIGEAMVACAVADHYLRDRGQTGQQR
- a CDS encoding GNAT family protein; protein product: MLSPILEGSNVRLRPPCAEDADVRFALGTTAEIAEMYGVNKDDMKPVTREGAAKWLRWLTDHPHAWVIEINDAFAGEIRLDNVNRQDRRAMMAIGINNPALLGKGFGTEAITLLLNHAFGEMGLHRIGIRVLAYNKRAIRAYEKCGFIVEGRERETAYVNGSWHDDTMMGLLDREFSALQR
- a CDS encoding DUF1344 domain-containing protein, translating into MRFFVATLLATASLLAPVAGFAESADVEATIKKVDAKNFSITLDDGKNYQVPEDFDFNGLQAGVKVVVFYTEVDGKRVVNDLDIVR
- the ribB gene encoding 3,4-dihydroxy-2-butanone-4-phosphate synthase, with product MSYDQKRVVDAIRAFEAGEIVVVMDDNDRENEGDLIVAAVHCTSEKMAFIVRHTSGIVCTPMPREEAKRLNLNAMVAENDSAHTTAFTVSVDFKHGTTTGISADDRTLTVRNLANPNVGANDFVRPGHIFPLVSREGGVLMRSGHTEAAVDLCRLAGLPPIGVISELVNDDGTVTRGQQVVEFAEQHGLKLVSVADLIAYRQRKETLIELGDSFDIETPFGKARAHTYSLPWDPMQHLAVVFGDIRDGVDIPVRLHPESVAEDLFGKRRPVDFYMKKIAEEGRGIIVYLREGSVGVGHFDNGRKARQAERESHTEAQARDSEWLEIGLGAQILKDLGVSSIKLLTSRERHYVGLEGFGIKIATTEIC
- a CDS encoding energy-coupling factor transporter transmembrane component T, with amino-acid sequence MQTLHVDVDTWLHRLSPRVKLLALAAFGVLPFLTQSIPLLACANLVGAGLYFRTGLSIGDALKRLRPILISIAVLTIFAALVGPLHAAIVTALRLTALALFAATVTATTSMAAFIDEITILATPLEKLGLLKAADIGLAIGLVIRFVPEILDRYRAIREAHQARGIKVRLATTLAPLIILTLRDADNIAAAIDARGIRRQ
- a CDS encoding ABC transporter ATP-binding protein — translated: MDIRFDKAGVDYDKRTALFPLSLTLQEKRVGIIGLNGSGKTTFARLINGLVKPTAGRVTVDGLDTVGEAAKVLGKVGYIFQSPQNQIILPIVRDDIAFGLKARGYDKAEIEAAVEGILGRFGVSHLGARRAHELSGGELQMAALCSVLVTGPDILILDEPTNQLDLKNRALVQKTIMGLPERVIVISHDLPLLEDFERVLLFDQGRLVADAPAAEAIARYRELAS
- a CDS encoding biotin transporter BioY, translated to MNTRDLVLSALFAAIIVALGLLPPIPIGIIPVPITAQSLGVMLAGVVLGAKRGTIAVLLVVVLVTIGLPVLSGGRGGLAVFAGPTAGFFVGWIFAAFVTGYFSERLVKPEQSGLVQGVGFFIAAVIGGVVVLYAFGIAWLTINIGFSKAFLGSLGFVPGDVIKAVVAALVGRAVMVGYPLLPQRS
- a CDS encoding thioesterase family protein; translated protein: MARAERSDVIEVRVPPRDIDRHGQMFIASYISQAETALSNFWRTRPLVDDEPLYIARKASCSLHRALHHDDLARFSISVNKIGGKSIGFMIMVETGNELAAEVEILWLAVRGEEHDPASLPEDTRDWLYKYLT